From Coffea arabica cultivar ET-39 chromosome 10e, Coffea Arabica ET-39 HiFi, whole genome shotgun sequence, one genomic window encodes:
- the LOC113738882 gene encoding protein FAR1-RELATED SEQUENCE 5-like yields MGQDGVLKTHDMVQETEKGKMGMDGCGRLMSFDLNQEPECDRDTCSEESGGSIGGHEDEEADELVGAIGVDDVMKLTFDTEEAGEFYNLYAKLSGFGIRKSNAKRDEDGISRFRKWVCCCEGYRNEKWFNYEDRKREAKAITRTGCGACFRVKYDTELVKYVVTRFIMEHNHPLASEASVQHLKSHRKVSDAEYAQAKSLKLVGARICQIMKHFVIKAGGYSNVGFCIKDLYNRMDEERRKDIFNGDAEGALGFLAAKKDADDMFFYKYHVDNEGRLARLFWADSKSRVDFSVFGDVLVFDTTYKTNKYRKPLVVLAGVNNHLNSTIFGCALLSDERIETYEWVLSTFVEAMKGRKPVAVMTDGDSAMRRAIKNLLPDACHRLCSWHLHRNARSNIRCEEFNNRLYDLMARKFSTLEFEDRWARLVNECGVVENEWVKKLYRRRRLWAEAYLRGHFFAGMRSTQRCEKMNAFLNEYLNEKMRLYEFVRSFDLAIAWLRHTESKAVHTSENTKPVLTTILPELEGSAAEVFTRNVFFMVRKHLNRQGLLISEGWSEDGGSRTYYYSKYGGHEISWRVVYDRSMEKLICSCMKFESKGIPCAHMFRVMVVEGMNRIPEACISKRWTKGVYSTNNGMKAFVADEQLTQMARYGTLKSSCNSMCYYASYMDDAFNDLQQMFDKHSVDLKEKWIESGYGGDGFAMDSRVMNDRSRRTFGLLDPRVSRCKGDHKHAESKKKRKCGHCRQATTNEHAHTKRIRTTQQFMMIIWKIVWMNRWKNQLKLVRGGATQANGEDKHLHHKHAVAVEGTQVTNKEVQEKDEAQLL; encoded by the exons ATGGGGCAGGATGGGGTGCTTAAAACTCATGACATGGTGCAGGAAACAGAGAAGGGAAAAATGGGGATGGATGGTTGCGGCAGGTTAATGTCATTTGACCTTAACCAAGAACCTGAGTGTGACCGAGACACATGCAGTGAAGAAAGCGGTGGTTCAATAGGAGGACACGAAGATGAGGAGGCAGATGAATTGGTGGGCGCAATAGGCGTGGATGACGTAATGAAATTAACATTTGACACGGAAGAAGCTGGGGAATTTTATAATTTGTATGCGAAACTAAGCGGATTTGGGATTCGTAAAAGTAATGCCAAACGAGATGAAGATGGCATTTCAAGATTTAGAAAATGGGTATGTTGCTGTGAAGGTTATAGGAATGAAAAGTGGTTTAATTATGAAGACCGGAAAAGAGAAGCAAAAGCAATCACAAGGACCGGGTGTGGGGCTTGCTTTCGCGTGAAATATGACACAGAATTGGTAAAGTATGTGGTGACACGTTTCATTATGGAGCACAATCACCCGCTGGCATCAGAGGCAAGTGTGCAACACCTTAAGTCGCATAGAAAAGTGAGCGATGCAGAATATGCGCAGGCAAAAAGTCTAAAGTTGGTTGGGGCCAGAATATGCCAGATAATGAAACATTTTGTTATCAAAGCCGGAGGGTATAGTAACGTGGGATTTTGCATTAAGGATCTGTATAACCGAATGGACGAGGAACGTAGAAAAGATATTTTTAATGGCGATGCAGAAGGGGCACTTGGGTTCTTGGCAGCGAAGAAGGATGCcgatgacatgttcttttatAAATATCATGTAGATAACGAAGGAAGATTGGCAAGGTTGTTTTGGGCAGATTCTAAATCTCGTGTGGACTTCAGTGTATTTGGAGATGTATTGGTGTTTGATACaacatacaaaacaaataaataccgCAAGCCACTAGTTGTACTTGCAGGGGTAAACAACCATTTGAACAGTACTATTTTCGGCTGTGCACTGTTATCAGATGAGAGGATTGAAACATATGAATGGGTGCTAAGTACATTTGTAGAGGCTATGAAAGGTAGAAAGCCAGTAGCAGTGATGACAGATGGGGACAGTGCAATGCGAAGAGCGATAAAGAATCTTCTCCCGGATGCTTGTCACAGGCTATGTTCGTGGCACTTGCATAGGAATGCACGGAGTAATATTCGCTGCGAGGAGTTTAATAACAGGTTGTATGACCTGATGGCGAGAAAGTTTAGCACTCTTGAGTTTGAGGATCGCTGGGCTAGGTTAGTTAATGAATGTGGGGTGGTAGAGAATGAGTGGGTGAAGAAGTTGTACCGTAGGAGAAGGTTATGGGCAGAGGCCTATTTACGCGGTCATTTTTTTGCAGGTATGAGAAGCACTCAAAGGTGTGAGAAAATGAATGCTTTTTTGAATGAGTACTTGAATGAAAAAATGCGACTATATGAATTCGTTAGAAGTTTTGATTTGGCAATAGCATGGCTTCGACATACTGAGAGCAAAGCAGTTCACACAAGCGAAAACACAAAACCAGTCTTAACCACAATCCTGCCCGAATTAGAGGGGAGCGCAGCGGAGGTGTTTACAAGGAATGTGTTCTTCATGGTGAGGAAGCATTTGAACAGGCAGGGACTTCTAATTTCTGAGGGCTGGAGCGAGGATGGAGGGAGTCGTACATATTATTACTCGAAATATGGTGGACACGAAATTAGTTGGAGGGTGGTTTATGATAGGTCAATGGAGAAGCTAATCTGCTCTTGCATGAAATTCGAGTCAAAGGGGATTCCTTGTGCTCACATGTTTCGCGTGATGGTGGTAGAAGGAATGAACAGGATCCCAGAAGCATGCATTTCGAAGCGGTGGACAAAGGGAGTTTACAGTACTAATAATGGAATGAAAGCATTTGTTGCAGACGAACAGCTGACACAAATGGCCAGATATGGCACTTTAAAGTCGAGCTGTAATAGTATGTGTTACTATGCGTCCTACATGGATGATGCGTTTAATGACCTGCAGCAGATGTTTGACAAGCATTCTGTGGACCTAAAGGAGAAGTGGATTGAAAGTGGATATGGGGGAGACGGATTTGCAATGGATTCAAGAGTGATGAACGATAGAAGTAGAAGAACATTCGGGCTGTTAGATCCCAGGGTGTCCCGGTGTAAAGGTGATCACAAGCATGCAgaatcaaagaagaaaagaaagtgtgGTCATTGCAG GCAGGCCACAACCAACGAACATGCCCATACAAAAAGAATTCGCACAACACAGCAGTTCATGATGATCATATGGAAAATTGTTTGGATGAATCGCTGGAAAAATCAATTGAAATTGGTACGGGGTGGAGCGACTCAGGCGAATGGAGAGGACAAGCATTTGCACCACAAGCATGCGGTAGCGGTGGAAGGGACACAGGTGACCAACAAAGAAGTCCAGGAGAAAGATGAGGCACAACTGTTGTGA
- the LOC113711348 gene encoding uncharacterized protein produces MQWQTSRKSDGVKSGTLFDNVLVSDDLEYAKKLAEETWGKHKDAEKAAFDEAEKKREEEEAKDDPVDSDAEEGDDDDAADEADSDDADAKSETKEDVTAAAEENVKARALSDPSVLS; encoded by the exons ATGCAATGGCAGACTTCAAGGAAAAGCGATGGT GTGAAATCTGGAACTCTATTTGACAATGTATTGGTATCTGATGATCTTGAATATGCTAAGAAGTTGGCTGAAGAGACATGGGGCAAGCATAAGGAT GCTGAAAAAGCTGCTTTTGATGAGgcagaaaagaagagagaggaggag GAAGCAAAGGATGACCCTGTCGATTCTGAT GCTGAGGAAGgcgatgatgatgatgctgcTGATGAAGCAGATAGTGATGATGCAGACGCCAAATCAGAAACAAAGGAAGATGTTACTGCCGCAGCTGAGGAAAATGTTAAAGCAAGGGCTTTGTCTGATCCTTCAGTGCTGAGTTAA